A DNA window from Streptomyces sp. 71268 contains the following coding sequences:
- a CDS encoding methyltransferase domain-containing protein — protein MTADDHGPLRQRLAESLAARGLFTEPWLRAVFDRVPRHLFVPETVWTFSAGRWRPLRRADAPRQWAELVYHRDDALVTQVDDGAVAADGSGLVPTSSISSPAAVLNMLASLAPQPGDRVLEIGTGTGYNAALLCHRVGADSVTTVEVDRSLAERARTVLRQAGYTPEVICADGERGHPERAPYDRVISTASVRRVPTAWLQQTRVGGEIVTPWLPNDQALGLLWLRKGAAGGARGWFHGGETFMALRGQRRPRPDVAALWSATRDRAEETAGEQPDLSALASVHARFALAVALPGVSCIRQGAAGEWFFLSADHTSWAWARQGAAQRFGARDLLREVGDALRWWSSVGRPPLTDFGMTVAPDGGHTLWLGSPSGPSWALPHG, from the coding sequence GTGACCGCTGACGACCACGGCCCCCTCCGCCAGCGGCTCGCCGAGTCGCTGGCGGCCAGGGGACTCTTCACCGAGCCGTGGCTGCGCGCCGTGTTCGACCGCGTTCCCCGCCACCTCTTCGTCCCCGAGACCGTCTGGACGTTCAGTGCCGGGCGATGGCGCCCACTACGCCGCGCGGACGCCCCACGGCAGTGGGCGGAGCTCGTCTACCACCGGGACGACGCGCTCGTGACACAGGTCGACGACGGCGCGGTGGCAGCCGATGGTTCCGGGTTGGTCCCGACGAGTTCCATCAGCTCGCCGGCGGCCGTACTCAACATGCTCGCCTCACTCGCCCCCCAGCCGGGCGACCGGGTACTTGAGATCGGTACCGGCACCGGGTACAACGCCGCGCTGCTCTGCCACCGGGTCGGCGCCGACAGTGTCACCACCGTCGAGGTCGACCGCTCGCTCGCCGAACGCGCCCGGACCGTTCTCCGGCAGGCCGGCTACACCCCCGAGGTGATCTGTGCGGACGGGGAGCGGGGACATCCGGAGCGCGCTCCGTACGACCGGGTGATCTCTACGGCTTCCGTCCGACGCGTGCCCACGGCCTGGCTGCAGCAGACGAGAGTGGGCGGGGAGATCGTGACCCCGTGGCTACCCAACGATCAGGCACTCGGGTTGCTCTGGCTCCGTAAGGGCGCGGCGGGGGGCGCGCGCGGGTGGTTCCACGGCGGGGAGACATTCATGGCGCTGCGGGGCCAGCGCCGGCCCCGTCCCGACGTCGCCGCGCTGTGGTCGGCCACGCGCGACCGGGCCGAGGAGACCGCCGGAGAGCAGCCGGACCTGTCGGCCCTGGCGTCGGTGCACGCGAGATTCGCCCTGGCCGTGGCGCTGCCGGGGGTCTCCTGCATTCGACAGGGCGCGGCCGGAGAGTGGTTCTTCCTCTCCGCGGACCACACTTCGTGGGCGTGGGCTCGACAAGGTGCCGCCCAACGTTTCGGGGCGCGTGACCTGCTGCGTGAGGTTGGGGACGCCCTTCGCTGGTGGTCGAGTGTCGGCCGACCGCCGCTCACCGACTTCGGCATGACGGTGGCGCCCGACGGTGGCCATACTCTCTGGCTCGGCTCCCCATCGGGCCCGTCCTGGGCTCTGCCCCACGGTTAA
- a CDS encoding class F sortase — MVEAPTPGAGRGRLLVGLAWAAVVVALWLWGKGGGAGIGAAPTTGDVAAAGRPGGRVLPPPHPPLPAAAPRALDAPAAEVRRARVVGRGLDAAGAVEPPPYDRPGDVGWYRAGPRPGEAGAAVLVGHVDTAYRPAVFHRLSALEPRDRVRVARADGAVAEFTVEDVAVVTRDRFDAHRVYGPRRVGRAELRLITCGGTFDRATRTYSANVVVSAYLTAVRHPG, encoded by the coding sequence ATGGTCGAGGCACCCACGCCGGGCGCCGGGCGCGGCCGACTGCTGGTCGGGCTGGCTTGGGCGGCGGTGGTGGTGGCGCTGTGGCTGTGGGGCAAGGGCGGTGGCGCGGGCATCGGCGCGGCGCCGACCACCGGCGACGTGGCGGCGGCGGGCCGCCCCGGCGGGCGCGTCCTGCCGCCGCCGCACCCGCCGTTGCCCGCCGCCGCGCCCCGCGCGCTCGACGCGCCGGCCGCCGAGGTGCGCCGGGCCCGCGTCGTCGGCCGGGGCCTCGACGCGGCGGGCGCGGTGGAGCCGCCGCCGTACGACAGGCCGGGCGACGTCGGCTGGTACCGCGCTGGCCCGCGTCCGGGCGAGGCGGGGGCCGCCGTGTTGGTGGGGCACGTGGACACCGCGTACAGGCCGGCGGTCTTCCACCGCCTGAGCGCGCTGGAGCCCAGGGACCGGGTGCGGGTGGCGCGGGCGGACGGGGCGGTGGCCGAGTTCACCGTGGAGGACGTCGCGGTCGTCACCCGTGACCGGTTCGACGCCCACCGGGTGTACGGGCCACGCCGGGTGGGCCGGGCCGAGCTGCGCCTGATCACCTGCGGCGGCACCTTCGACCGCGCCACCCGTACGTACAGCGCCAACGTCGTGGTCTCGGCGTACCTGACGGCGGTACGCCACCCCGGCTGA
- a CDS encoding glycoside hydrolase family 6 protein, with protein MSACSAPADSDSDTDGGQRRAVDVAKPIAQRPASVVPYWVNPRGNAARQLAAYRADERPEEAELIERIARQPVAEWIGVEDPRGRARGFTEAAVAAGREALLVLYNIPHRDCGQYSKGGAPDGDAYRRWLTQVIAGIGDRPATVILEPDALPHVEDGCTPRKFHEERFALLAEAVHRLRGLPHTKVYLDAGNPHWITDPRRMAEPLRRAGIDAADGFALNIANYQTTRENTEYGKRLSDLVGGKHFVIDTSRNGRGPAPGADDPQAWCNPDQRALGEPPTTHTGDERVDAYLWVKRPGESDGTCKGGPRAGAWWPEYALELARNARRGP; from the coding sequence ATGTCGGCGTGCTCGGCGCCGGCCGACTCCGACTCCGACACCGACGGCGGCCAGCGGCGCGCGGTCGACGTCGCCAAGCCGATCGCGCAGCGGCCGGCATCAGTCGTGCCGTACTGGGTCAACCCGCGCGGCAACGCGGCCCGGCAGCTCGCCGCCTACCGTGCGGACGAGCGGCCCGAGGAGGCCGAGCTGATCGAGCGGATCGCCCGGCAGCCGGTCGCCGAGTGGATCGGGGTCGAGGACCCGAGGGGCCGGGCCAGGGGCTTCACCGAGGCGGCGGTGGCGGCCGGCCGGGAGGCGCTGCTCGTGCTCTACAACATCCCGCACCGCGACTGCGGCCAGTACTCCAAGGGCGGCGCGCCCGACGGCGACGCGTACCGGCGCTGGCTTACCCAGGTGATCGCCGGCATCGGGGACCGCCCCGCGACGGTGATCCTGGAGCCGGACGCGCTGCCGCACGTGGAGGACGGCTGCACGCCGAGGAAGTTCCACGAGGAGCGGTTCGCGCTGCTCGCCGAGGCGGTCCACCGGCTGCGCGGGCTGCCGCACACCAAGGTGTACCTGGACGCCGGCAACCCGCACTGGATCACCGACCCGCGACGGATGGCCGAGCCGCTCAGGCGGGCCGGCATCGACGCGGCCGACGGCTTCGCGCTGAACATCGCCAACTACCAGACCACGCGGGAGAACACGGAGTACGGGAAGAGGTTGTCGGACCTGGTCGGCGGCAAGCACTTCGTGATCGACACCAGCCGCAACGGTCGCGGGCCGGCCCCCGGCGCGGACGATCCGCAGGCGTGGTGCAACCCGGACCAGCGCGCCCTGGGCGAGCCGCCCACCACCCACACCGGCGACGAGCGCGTGGACGCCTACCTGTGGGTCAAGCGCCCCGGCGAGTCGGACGGCACCTGCAAGGGCGGCCCACGGGCCGGCGCGTGGTGGCCGGAGTACGCCCTGGAACTGGCCCGCAACGCGCGCCGGGGCCCGTAG
- a CDS encoding FadR/GntR family transcriptional regulator: protein MAKSEVAVHSRKVASDIQERIKRLIIDGRLPSGAPLPTEAELMELMGVSRNSVREALKALQAMGIVEIRHGFGTYVGAMSMAPMIEGLTFRTVAGHYRGEDSLLQLLELREALETGLLTRLVGRVPDADLATLDALVERMAAEAAHGPVRTETDRAFHAALYRGLDNQLLSEVLEAFWDAFHRVRTDLVDGSPDPQVTCEQHREILAAVRSGDTLRAEAAIRDHFGNIRTRLRSAARPEPG from the coding sequence ATGGCCAAATCGGAGGTGGCGGTGCACAGTCGCAAAGTGGCGAGCGACATCCAGGAACGCATCAAACGGCTGATCATCGACGGTCGCCTGCCCTCCGGGGCCCCACTGCCCACCGAGGCGGAGCTGATGGAGCTGATGGGCGTCAGCCGGAACTCGGTGCGCGAGGCGCTGAAGGCGCTCCAGGCCATGGGCATCGTCGAGATCCGGCACGGCTTCGGCACCTACGTCGGCGCCATGTCGATGGCCCCGATGATCGAGGGCCTCACCTTCCGCACCGTCGCCGGGCACTACCGGGGCGAGGACAGCCTGCTGCAACTCCTCGAACTGCGCGAAGCGCTGGAGACCGGGCTGCTGACCCGGCTGGTCGGCCGGGTCCCGGACGCCGACCTCGCCACCCTGGACGCGCTGGTGGAGCGGATGGCGGCGGAGGCGGCGCACGGCCCGGTGCGCACCGAGACGGACCGCGCCTTCCACGCCGCGCTCTACCGGGGCCTGGACAACCAGTTGCTCAGCGAGGTTCTCGAGGCGTTCTGGGACGCCTTCCACCGGGTGCGCACCGACCTGGTGGACGGCTCCCCCGACCCCCAGGTCACCTGCGAGCAGCACCGCGAGATCCTGGCGGCGGTCCGCTCCGGCGACACGCTGCGCGCCGAGGCGGCGATCCGCGACCACTTCGGCAACATCAGGACCCGACTGCGCTCGGCCGCCCGCCCCGAACCCGGCTGA